The sequence below is a genomic window from Dioscorea cayenensis subsp. rotundata cultivar TDr96_F1 chromosome 6, TDr96_F1_v2_PseudoChromosome.rev07_lg8_w22 25.fasta, whole genome shotgun sequence.
CATTGGGTCTTGTTCCATGATTCTGTCCTTTTGGCTTTGCCCGTGTTGCATCGATCAGGAACTTGTAGTCTAACGCTGGTTTCTtgctgttttctttttgtatgatcTATGTGGTTGTTTCTGTTTGTTAAGGATACTGAAAGCTACAAGAGGGAAAGAGACTGGGAATATTTCTGCCAAACAGAATTAATCTTTAGCTTCACTGAAAAAGCAGCAGCTGAAtacaagtaaaggaaagaaaacaagaaaagcaTTGCACCTGACATAAATGGTTGCAGCTGTGACTGTGGTATTGCCAAATGAGTGGGGTATGAAAATTGAATTTAACTGTACAAGCTCGCTAGAATCACATAAAATTTGAGAGTTTACCTCAGGAGTATCATTCACTGAAAGATGGTATGATCCGAGGAGAACAGGACTGGTACAGGTAGAACATTGGTTTGAGTATGTACTACATTATAGGCTTTCTGTAGAAGTCATGAATAGGATTTGAACTCTCGACCAAATACTTGATTACTATgtattgtctactattttccaCGCATCTTGTGATTTGTGAGTTGTTGCAGTATATTGCATGAGATGGCTATTCTATTCACTGATTGTTCCGGACTTGAACAGATTTTCAATCAGGAGGAAAGATACAATTGGTGGGAGAGTGAATCAAAGGATCGAAAGCTTGAAGCAGAATTTTGATCTGGATGAAATTAACATACAAGTCATTCTTAGAGAATGGAACTGTCTCTCAGATTAAGTTAGCAGGGTATGGAAGACGACATTGCCATGCTATCTCCTTATATTGTCAAGGTTTGGACCTGCCAAGGTGGCTGATGAAGTCTATTGATTGAtcaacttttttcttttcattagctgctccttgtttttgttttctttttatagttTTTCCTATTTCCTTTTGCCCTGGTTGGCCTGTATTCGTGAATCCTTTCAAACTggttttttatttggttaataATAAGCTCTTGGAgttctttcttaaaaaaaaaaaactgagtaATGGTTTCAATTACTCAAAAGGACTAATGAATTGGAATAATGAAGTATTTACTGCTGGTATTTTGGTCAGAATTTATTTGTAACATGGTTTTTCAGTTCATGAGAAGGTTAAGagtacttttctttttttttggtgccTTTCATTAGttggatttcttttgttgtaCGTTGTTTGCTGTTAGTCCATGTGCAAACATAACCTTCGTTGGTTCTTAATGTGATTGACCAGTGTTCagaaaaattttattagaaaagccataattacttaaaaattcATCACGCTCACAAATAAAGTACATTTGAAAGGCAGTGACCACTTTCGATCTGGTTCACAGCTTCGAACAACGAAGAGCTCGAGCTTGCTGGCGAAATGGAGGgaagggaacaagcaaagatcATTCAATCCACGGCGGTGTTCGTTCCAGTTCTATCCATTGATGACAAGTGTGGGGCTTGCAATGCCGTCGCGGTGATCTACCTTACTCCTTTCCTTGcatctttgtttttgtgtttttcttgctttctggttttgatatttgatttaattctaGGAAATGTTGGTTTTGTGTGATGGATTAGAGCTTTTCATTGTGGAGTTTTATTGGAACTGATTGTTGTGTTGAATGATTTGCAGGGTGAGATTGAGCTTGGACTTTTGAGAGTAAGTGTTCATTATCGGTGGTTTTGAACTGATTCAACAATGAAAGACGTGTTTTTTCTATCTCAATCCATTCATATTATTTGTCAAGAATGAAATTTTTGTCACGCCTTTACCAAATATGCTGTTTGTACATtgcttttgttatatattttggtCAATCTCATGTGATTCTAGTAATGCAGCATACTGGCCATTTCTCTATGAACAACTGTTTTTggtaaaaatcaaaaatttttttttccatgctcAAGAGAATGTTAATATGTTGTTTatacattgtttttgttttatattttgttcAATCTCTTGTGATTCTCGTAATGCAGCAGTCTGGCCATTTCTAGTTGAATAAGTTATTTTTTCTGAGTTCTTTAATTTGGGAAAAAACATATCATTTTCTCACAAATAAGTGTTTGCTTCTAATAAGAGGATACCCAGCACCATTATTTGTTTTGAGAAATTAGTTATTAGTTCTTTCATAACATAATCTTGTGATGATGCTATGAAAATAGCATCATTtaattgatacatcaatttcttGTGATGATGGTTTGTGGATAGCAGATTTTGATGCATCCATTTATTTCTGCTGAACAGGCTTTGTGTTCTGCTGCCAGAGTATATCTATGCCTCTCCATCAATTGGATGATTTGTTTGCAAGGATATTATATGCTAATAAATAACACTGGTTGGAAACGCTGGACAATTAATGATAGCGTTTGCTTGGGAGAACAGCTGCTTCAAACGCCCTAGTTCTGAGATTAGTTAGATAGAGGTGATTGCATGTTTCTAATTAGGATAAGAAATTTATCTTGTTTGATCTTCTCAATTGCTTGTctcttgaaaaataataaaaattcttggCTTCACGCACGCACTTCTCCAAGCTAAGCAGGAAGCTT
It includes:
- the LOC120262974 gene encoding uncharacterized protein LOC120262974; the encoded protein is MKLTYKSFLENGTVSQIKLAGYGRRHCHAISLYCQASNNEELELAGEMEGREQAKIIQSTAVFVPVLSIDDKCGACNAVAGEIELGLLRALCSAARVYLCLSINWMICLQGYYMLINNTGWKRWTINDSVCLGEQLLQTP